A window of the Streptomyces griseochromogenes genome harbors these coding sequences:
- a CDS encoding chorismate synthase: MTAGATTAGVTVRSVHDVAGLAAVADYFSDVWHTPRTAPPYPAEVLHSLVHAGGAVHAAYDGQRLAGASVAVLGPERSTYSLVAAADRGLGHAVKRAQGAWAAGLGAGSMRWTFDPLVGRNARFNLVKLGATGTEYLVDFYGPMTDGVNDGDESDRLTVSWDLTAPTTSYGPEGTRERDLAPAVRTAPDGGVLARRGRRHVWCRVPDDIVALRAADPASALRWRHAVREVFLEAFAEGFRATGMSRDGWYTLARTEEDA, translated from the coding sequence ATGACAGCAGGAGCCACGACAGCAGGAGTCACCGTCCGCTCGGTGCACGACGTCGCCGGGCTCGCGGCCGTGGCCGACTACTTCAGCGACGTGTGGCACACCCCGCGCACCGCCCCGCCCTATCCGGCCGAGGTGCTGCACAGCCTGGTGCACGCGGGCGGCGCCGTGCACGCCGCGTACGACGGGCAGCGTCTGGCCGGGGCCTCGGTCGCCGTCCTCGGTCCCGAGCGCAGCACCTACTCGCTGGTGGCCGCGGCCGACCGGGGCCTCGGGCACGCGGTGAAGCGGGCCCAGGGCGCGTGGGCGGCCGGTCTCGGCGCCGGCAGCATGCGCTGGACCTTCGACCCGCTGGTGGGCCGCAACGCCCGCTTCAACCTGGTCAAGCTGGGTGCCACGGGCACGGAGTATCTGGTCGACTTCTACGGCCCCATGACCGACGGCGTGAACGACGGCGACGAGAGCGACCGGCTGACAGTGAGCTGGGACCTCACGGCGCCCACCACCTCGTACGGCCCGGAAGGCACGCGAGAGCGTGACCTGGCGCCCGCCGTCCGCACGGCCCCGGACGGCGGCGTCCTCGCCCGCCGCGGCCGCCGGCACGTGTGGTGCCGGGTCCCGGACGACATCGTCGCGCTGCGCGCCGCCGACCCCGCCTCGGCCCTGCGCTGGCGGCATGCCGTGCGCGAGGTGTTCCTCGAGGCCTTCGCGGAGGGCTTTCGGGCGACGGGCATGTCCCGCG